One segment of Primulina tabacum isolate GXHZ01 chromosome 14, ASM2559414v2, whole genome shotgun sequence DNA contains the following:
- the LOC142525373 gene encoding eukaryotic initiation factor 4A-14-like: MAGMASEGSQFDARQYDTKMNEILGAEGEEFFTSYDEVYDSFDAMGLQENLLRGIYAYGFEKPSAIQQRGIVPFCKGVDVIQQAQSGTGKTATFCSGILQQLDYNVVECQALVLAPTRELAQQIEKVMRALGDYLGVKVHACVGGTIVREDQRILSSGVHVVVGTPGRVFDMLGRQSLRPDYIKMFVLDEADEMLSRGFKDQIYDIFQLLPPKIQVGVFSATMPPEALEITRKFMNKPVRILVKRDELTLEGIKQFYVNVDKEEWKLETLCDLYETLAITQSVIFVNTRRKVDWLTDKMRGRDHTVSATHGDMDQNTRDIIMREFRSGSSRVLITTDLLARGIDVQQVSLVINYDLPTQPENYLHRIGRSGRFGRKGVAINFVTKDDERMLFDIQKFYNVVVEELPANVADLL; encoded by the exons ATGGCTGGAATGGCATCTGAAGGTTCCCAATTTGATGCTCGTCAATATGATACCAAAATGAATGAAAT ACTTGGAGCTGAGGGTGAGGAGTTCTTCACTAGTTACGATGAAGTGTATGACAGTTTTGATGCTATGGGCCTGCAGGAAAATCTCCTTAGGGGCATCTATGCCTATG GTTTTGAGAAGCCCTCTGCAATTCAACAAAGAGGTATTGTTCCCTTCTGCAAGGGGGTTGATGTGATTCAACAGGCCCAGTCTGGAACAGGAAAGACAGCAACTTTCTGCTCTGGAATTCTGCAGCAGCTAGACTACAATGTTGTCGAGTGCCAGGCTTTGGTTCTAGCACCAACTCGTGAGCTTGCACAGCAAATCGAGAAGGTTATGCGAGCGCTTGGTGATTATCTTGGTGTTAAGGTTCATGCTTGTGTTGGAGGTACCATTGTTCGTGAAGATCAACGTATTCTGTCCAGCGGGGTTCACGTTGTGGTTGGTACTCCTGGACGTGTGTTTGACATGTTAGGAAGGCAGTCTCTTCGCCCCGATTACATCAAGATGTTTGTGTTGGATGAAGCAGATGAAATGCTGTCCAGAGGTTTTAAGGATCAG ATATACGATATCTTTCAGTTGCTGCCTCCTAAGATTCAAGTTGGTGTATTTTCCGCTACTATGCCTCCAGAAGCTCTTGAAATTACAAGAAAATTTATGAATAAGCCAGTTCGAATTCTTGTGAAGCGTGATGAACTAACACTTGAGGGCATCAAGCAGTTTTACGTTAACGTTGACAAAGAGGAATGGAAGCTCGAAACTCTCTGTGATCTTTATGAAACATTAGCCATTACTCAGAGTGTCATCTTTGTTAACACCAGGCGTAAGGTCGACTGGCTCACAGACAAAATGCGCGGCCGAGATCACACAGTCTCTGCCACTCATGGTGACATGGACCAAAACACGAGAGACATCATTATGCGTGAATTCAGATCAGGTTCTTCACGTGTACTCATCACCACAGATCTTTTAGCACGTGGGATTGATGTGCAGCAGGTCTCTCTGGTCATTAACTACGATTTGCCAACTCAGCCTGAGAATTACCTTCATCGTATTGGGCGAAGTGGCCGTTTCGGGAGGAAGGGTGTTGCTATCAACTTCGTTACTAAAGACGATGAACGAATGTTATTCGACATTCAGAAGTTCTATAACGTTGTTGTTGAGGAGCTTCCTGCCAATGTGGCTGATCTCCTCTAA
- the LOC142525374 gene encoding protein CLP1 homolog isoform X1, with protein MVQQLNWMVLRLRLSSGTAEIFGTEIPPGIWLNYQPRLKFAIFSWYGATIELDGSTETDYTADETPMISYVNVHAVLDARRNRAKAAPSDSDTSQGPRVIVVGPTDSGKSTLSRMLLSWAAKQGWKPTFVDLDTGQGSITIPGCIAATPVELPIDPVEGIPFDMPLVYFHGHVTPSVNVDLYKVLVKELAQTLERQFTGNLESRASGMVINTMGWIEGVGYELLLHAIDTLNATVVLVLGQEKLWSLLRDVYKNKANIDVVKLQKSGGVVSRNAKVRQKSRAYRIREYFYGLANDLSPHSSVANFSDLIIYRIGGGPQAPRSALPIGAEPSADPTRLIPVTVNQDLLHLILAVSFATEPAEIISSNVAGFIWITDINFESKKITYLAPSAGSLPGKYLIMGSLTWYEP; from the exons ATGGTGCAACAATTGAATTGGATGGTTCTTCGCCTCCGATTGAGCAGCGGCACCGCAGAGATATTTGGGACCGAAATTCCGCCGGGGATTTGGTTAAACTATCAGCCGAGGCTCAAGTTTGCT ATTTTTTCTTGGTATGGTGCAACAATTGAATTGGATGGTTCTACCGAAACTGATTATACAGCTGATGAG ACACCTATGATCAGTTATGTCAACGTGCATGCCGTGCTGGATGCTCGAAGAAATCGTGCCAAAGCTGCACCCAGTGATTCTGATACTTCTCAG GGGCCAAGGGTTATTGTTGTTGGACCTACGGATTCTGGAAAGAGCACCTTATCAAGGATGTTATTGAGTTGGGCTGCTAAACAGGGATGGAAACCGACTTTTGTAGATTTAGACACAGGCCAGGGATCTATAACGATACCTGGATGCATAGCTGCAACTCCAGTTGAACTTCCTATCGATCCAGTTGAAGGAATCCCTTTCGATATGCCACTCGTGTACTTCCATGGGCATGTTACTCCCAG TGTCAATGTTGATCTTTACAAGGTTTTGGTGAAAGAGCTTGCTCAAACTTTGGAGAGACAGTTTACAGGAAATCTTGAATCTAGAGCTTCAGGCATGGTGATTAATACCATGGGATGGATTGAAGGTGTTGGGTATGAG TTGCTGTTGCATGCAATTGATACATTGAATGCCACAGTTGTTCTCGTTCTGGGTCAG GAAAAGCTTTGGAGCTTGCTAAGAGATGTTTATAAAAATAAGGCTAACATAGATGTGGTGAAACTTCAGAAGTCTGGTGGTGTTGTCTCTAGGAATGCAAAAGTTCGTCAAAAGTCCAGGGCTTACAGAATACGC GAATATTTCTATGGTCTTGCTAATGATCTTTCCCCACATTCTAGTGTTGCAAATTTCAGTGATTTAATCATATACCGCATTGGTGGTGGACCACAGGCCCCGCGTTCTGCTCTGCCCATTGGCGCAGAGCCTTCGGCAGACCCTACAAGATTGATACCTGTTACTGTTAACCAGGATTTGCTCCACTTAATTCTAGCTGTGTCATTTGCAACAGAACCAGCTGAAATTATTTCAAG TAATGTTGCTGGATTCATCTGGATCACTGACATAAACTTTGAAAG TAAGAAAATCACTTATTTGGCACCATCTGCTGGAAGCCTTCCCGGTAAATATTTGATCATGGGAAGCCTGACTTGGTATGAACCTTAG
- the LOC142525374 gene encoding protein CLP1 homolog isoform X2 has translation MSYGGATVATTGPAGVSTTMRQVKLDKECELRVEVGPDAPLRLRLSSGTAEIFGTEIPPGIWLNYQPRLKFAIFSWYGATIELDGSTETDYTADETPMISYVNVHAVLDARRNRAKAAPSDSDTSQGPRVIVVGPTDSGKSTLSRMLLSWAAKQGWKPTFVDLDTGQGSITIPGCIAATPVELPIDPVEGIPFDMPLVYFHGHVTPSVNVDLYKVLVKELAQTLERQFTGNLESRASGMVINTMGWIEGVGYELLLHAIDTLNATVVLVLGQEKLWSLLRDVYKNKANIDVVKLQKSGGVVSRNAKVRQKSRAYRIREYFYGLANDLSPHSSVANFSDLIIYRIGGGPQAPRSALPIGAEPSADPTRLIPVTVNQDLLHLILAVSFATEPAEIISSNVAGFIWITDINFESKKITYLAPSAGSLPGKYLIMGSLTWYEP, from the exons ATGTCGTACGGCGGCGCCACCGTGGCTACGACTGGGCCAGCAGGTGTTTCAACAACGATGAGACAGGTGAAGCTGGACAAAGAATGTGAACTAAGAGTTGAAGTCGGGCCCGACGCGCCTCTTCGCCTCCGATTGAGCAGCGGCACCGCAGAGATATTTGGGACCGAAATTCCGCCGGGGATTTGGTTAAACTATCAGCCGAGGCTCAAGTTTGCT ATTTTTTCTTGGTATGGTGCAACAATTGAATTGGATGGTTCTACCGAAACTGATTATACAGCTGATGAG ACACCTATGATCAGTTATGTCAACGTGCATGCCGTGCTGGATGCTCGAAGAAATCGTGCCAAAGCTGCACCCAGTGATTCTGATACTTCTCAG GGGCCAAGGGTTATTGTTGTTGGACCTACGGATTCTGGAAAGAGCACCTTATCAAGGATGTTATTGAGTTGGGCTGCTAAACAGGGATGGAAACCGACTTTTGTAGATTTAGACACAGGCCAGGGATCTATAACGATACCTGGATGCATAGCTGCAACTCCAGTTGAACTTCCTATCGATCCAGTTGAAGGAATCCCTTTCGATATGCCACTCGTGTACTTCCATGGGCATGTTACTCCCAG TGTCAATGTTGATCTTTACAAGGTTTTGGTGAAAGAGCTTGCTCAAACTTTGGAGAGACAGTTTACAGGAAATCTTGAATCTAGAGCTTCAGGCATGGTGATTAATACCATGGGATGGATTGAAGGTGTTGGGTATGAG TTGCTGTTGCATGCAATTGATACATTGAATGCCACAGTTGTTCTCGTTCTGGGTCAG GAAAAGCTTTGGAGCTTGCTAAGAGATGTTTATAAAAATAAGGCTAACATAGATGTGGTGAAACTTCAGAAGTCTGGTGGTGTTGTCTCTAGGAATGCAAAAGTTCGTCAAAAGTCCAGGGCTTACAGAATACGC GAATATTTCTATGGTCTTGCTAATGATCTTTCCCCACATTCTAGTGTTGCAAATTTCAGTGATTTAATCATATACCGCATTGGTGGTGGACCACAGGCCCCGCGTTCTGCTCTGCCCATTGGCGCAGAGCCTTCGGCAGACCCTACAAGATTGATACCTGTTACTGTTAACCAGGATTTGCTCCACTTAATTCTAGCTGTGTCATTTGCAACAGAACCAGCTGAAATTATTTCAAG TAATGTTGCTGGATTCATCTGGATCACTGACATAAACTTTGAAAG TAAGAAAATCACTTATTTGGCACCATCTGCTGGAAGCCTTCCCGGTAAATATTTGATCATGGGAAGCCTGACTTGGTATGAACCTTAG
- the LOC142523923 gene encoding putative magnesium transporter NIPA9, with translation MDFLIYFQCKYFDYMFLALYPSGSHYSSSPCFSFYWHNVNSIVISTYVSNKPWVVGFLMDILGAFLMLLALSQAPEMMNAIDWIGITLACIGTIGNVLLNGWLRVYRRQRREQELMQYEVIEEIIYGLESGSLFGIASVVSKMGFVFVEQEFSKLMLPICISIGIFCSASGFAFPSV, from the exons ATGGACTTCCTCATTTATTTCCAAT GCAAGTACTTCGACTATATGTTTCTTGCCCTTTATCCTTCTGGCTCTCATTATTCATCTTCTCCTTGTTTTTCCTTCTATTGGCATAATGTTAACAGCATC GTGATAAGCACGTATGTTTCCAATAAACCTTGGGTTGTTGGGTTTCTGATGGATATTCTTGGAGCGTTCTTGATGCTACTGGCACTATCTCAAGCACCT GAGATGATGAATGCAATTGACTGGATTGGAATCACATTGGCCTGCATTGGAACTATAGGTAAT GTACTTCTTAATGGGTGGCTTCGTGTGTACAGACGCCAAAGAAGAGAACAAGAATTG ATGCAATATGAAGTCATCGAGGAAATAATATATGGCTTGGAATCAGGCAGTTTATTCGG GATTGCATCAGTCGTATCAAAGATGGGATTTGTGTTTGTGGAGCAGGAATTTTCCAAGTTAATGCTTCCCATCTGCATCTCAATCGGCATTTTCTGCAGCGCGTCTGGATTTGCCTTTCCATCTGTTTAA
- the LOC142524409 gene encoding cytokinin riboside 5'-monophosphate phosphoribohydrolase LOG8-like encodes MDSMGSKFKKICVFCGSQPGHRKVFSDGANDLGNELVNRKIDLVYGGGSVGLMGLISQSVFDGGCHVLGVIPKALVPFEISGGTVGDVRIVSDMHERKAEMAKEAEAFISLPGGYGTMEETMEMITWAQLGIHKKPVGLLNVDGYYDLLLNLFDKGVEEGFIKPGARHIVISAPTANELLTKMEQFAPYNDHVAPHESWKMERLGSYTSVRK; translated from the exons ATGGACAGCATGGGTAGCAAGTTCAAGAagatttgtgtattttgtggaagTCAGCCTGGACACAGGAAAGTCTTTAGTGATGGTGCTAATGACTTGGGGAATGAACTG GTAAATAGGAAGATAGACTTGGTGTATGGTGGTGGAAGTGTCGGGCTGATGGGGTTAATATCTCAAAGCGTCTTTGATGGTGGTTGCCATGTTCTTGG AGTTATTCCCAAAGCTCTAGTTCCCTTTGAG ATATCCGGCGGAACTGTTGGAGATGTGAGAATCGTTTCAGATATGCACGAGCGTAAAGCTGAAATGGCTAAAGAGGCTGAAGCATTCATTTCCCTCCCTG GAGGATACGGAACCATGGAAGAGACAATGGAAATGATAACATGGGCACAACTCGGAATTCATAAAAAACCG GTTGGTTTGCTAAATGTGGATGGTTACTATGACTTGTTGCTCAATTTATTCGACAAAGGTGTTGAAGAAGGCTTCATAAAACCAGGTGCTCGGCACATAGTTATTTCTGCTCCTACTGCCAACGAGCTTTTAACTAAGATGGAG CAATTCGCTCCTTACAACGACCATGTAGCCCCGCACGAAAGCTGGAAAATGGAGCGATTGGGTAGTTACACATCTGTAAgaaaataa